A segment of the Salinibacter sp. 10B genome:
ACGTACGGCGGGAATCAGGTGGGCTCGCTGCTCACGGCCCTGGGATCATCCTTCAGCAACCAGGCCAGTTTTGCTCAATTCATGGCCTCGATGAGTTCGACCCTTGCCGAGTATGAGCGGCGGTCGGATCGGTGGAAATTCCGGCGAGATCTAGCGGGGAAGGAGTTAAAGGAGCTCGACAAGCAGATTCTGGCTGCGAAGATCCGCGTGGCGAGTGCCGAACGGGAGCTTGAGATCCACGAGAAGCGAAAGAGCCAGTCCGAGGAGGTCTTGGAGTTTTACGAAGACAAGTTCACGAGCCTCGGTCTCTATGCCTGGCTCTCCAATGAGCTCCAGCGGCTGTACCGAGACGCGTACAACTTGGCCCACGACATGGCACGCATGGCCCAGCGGGCGTATCAGTACGAGCACAGCGCCGAGGACGAGGTCTTCATAGAGCCTGGGCACTGGAACGGGAGCCGGGCTGGATTGCTTGCTGGCGAGCGGCTTCAGCTCCAGCTGGAGCGAATGGAGAAAGCGCACTTGGAGAACAACCAGCGCGAGTATGAGATCACGCAAACCTTTTCGCTCCGCCAAATCGACCCCTTCTCGCTGCAGGAGCTCCGAAACACGGGCTCCTGTCAATTTCGGCTTCCGGAGGTTCTATTCGATGTGGCCTATCCGGGTCAGTATCGCCGCCGAATTCGTTCGGTCCGCCTGACGATTCCCTGTGTCACAGGCCCATATGTCAACGTCGGCGCCAAGCTGCGCCTCCTTCAGAGCTTCGTTCGCAAGGAACCGGAGACCGGGCCACAGCACCTAATTGCTGAGCCGCGGGCCCGGAATGCGTCCATTGCGACGAGCAGTGCGGAGAATGACAGCGGCCAGTTCCAACTGAGTTTCCAGGATGGCCGCTACGTGCCCTTCGAGGGAGCAGGGGCGGTCAGCGAGTGGGCTCTTGAGATGCCTGACCAATTCCGCAGTTTCGATTACGACACGATCACGGACGTGCTTGTGCACGTAAGCTATACGGCCGAAGAAGGAGGCCAGAACTTCAAGAATAACGTGGTCGGGGGAATTCAGGGACGGCTGAACACAGTGGCGGAGGACGTGGGGATTTCCACGCTCGTGAGTCTGAAGGAGGAGCAGAACGGGGCCTACCAGCGGCTCTTCCAATTTTCGAGCGGTGAGACAACGACCACGGAATTTACCATTACGAAGGAGAAATTCCCCTACTTCCTCGAGGACACTCCAATGAGGGCCGCAACCGGAGTTGTCGTGTTGAGCCTCTCGGAAGAGGCCATGAGCCACTACACGGACAGTCCCTCCTCCGAGGCGGGCCCCTTGAGTGTTACCCTGAAGGCTGACTCTGGAACTGACACCCAAGAGGCGACCGAGTCCCTTCGGAAAGGGACGGGGATAGAGGCCTTTAGCGAGGTGCCCCACGCACGGTTCGACCTGGCGGGAAGCTCCGACGGCCTGGCCGTTTCCGATGAAGGATTGCAGCTTGAGGTAGAAATCGCAGACTCCGAGTTGAAGCAGTTCCTTACAGACCTGCGATCGTCGATGGGCGTCAGTGAGCAGGACACCGGCCCGGATCCCGTTTTCTTCCGTGAGATTGTGGACGATGTCGTGGTGGGGGTACGGGTAGAAAAAGTTGGATAGCATACCCTCCGCACACGAATATATATCTGAATCTATCCCCTGAATGGGGGCCAGTCCTCATCGGGGGCAAGTACCAGAGCGCTCTCACCGGGGTGAGTGCTGGAGGGGGAATGAGCGTTGAAAAGCGGTCCGTCAGAGACAAGACCGCAAGCCGGGTCCTGGAGTTCAAGCCGGGTTTCGGAGCTGGGCCTCTCGGCCAAACCCACGGTGGGACTGTGGGAGAGAACAAAGTTTGCCGCCCCAAACGCCTCTTATGCAGGTGGATTAACAAGAAGAAGCATTTGGCAGGGGGGAGAGGGGCCGAGGTTGGAGCAATCCAACGGCGTCTGAAAGCCGAGCGGGACGCCGGCGAGGGCTTGATGAGTGGCACTTTGCATTTCCGAGGTCGCCCACTTCCTCTTAGTTCGCATCCTCCGTGGCCGCGTGCTTTGAAGACTCGTGGGCGTCTGTCGATGGCGCTTCCGATGTTGCTTCTGTCGGTTTTACGGACGCGAGGAGCAGGACGCTGCAGATCAAGCAGCCCAGCCCGATCGGCGCCCAGAGCGTCAGCTGCACCCAGTCGTCCGAGGGCCCTATCGCCACTGTCGCACCGGTCGCTGCGGAAAGGGCCAGCATGTAGACAGCGCCCTTCACGTTCCAGAGAACCGCCAGGACGAACCCCCACGGACGCCGCCGCCACAGCCATACGCCGCCCAGCAGCGCGACCGATACCACCATTGACAGGTCGAGGGCCGCGATCAGATTCGTATGCAGTCCAACCGCGTCGATCATGGCCGGGGCCTCTCCCGTTGCAAGGTACTGGAGCGATAAGGCGACGTAGAAGCCGCCCAGGACAACCGCCACAAACACCATGAATCCGCCGATCCACCGGCCAGGAAAGCCCTGCTGCACTCGCTGGTAGAGGGCCTCCGCGTCGAGAGACGCCAGGCCGAAGACGAGAGCAAAGCCGGAAAGCGTGTAGAGGATGGCATAAACGAGAAACAGACTGTTGAACGCCGCCCCGAAGAGATAAAAGGCGTAATTGTAAAACGTGTAGGCGAGCATCCCCATCCACACCAGAAACGCCTTCCGCGACCCTTGCCGGGCCCCAATCAGAGCACCGACGAGGAGCGGCGCCGCCACAATCAGCGTAACCAGGTCGTTGCCGTACCAGCTCGATGCCACGAGCGCATTGTCCTGGTATAGGTCGTGAAATAGCAGGCCCGCACTGGATGTCAAGACCATCAGGATGGCAATGACCACCGATAGGTGATCCGCAATTCGCCGGTTGGGTGTGCTCATATTTCTACGATCTGGTCTCTATATGCGGGTGTCTAGATGGTGCTTCCGTCTACAAGAAGAGGTTAGTGCCTCGGCGTGAAGCAATACCAGCGCGGATGTTTTCTACAGGCGCGGAGCGAGGAAAAGGGCAGCCAAAATGCCCACGTTCACGATGAGGCCGGCGTAAGCCACGGTCCAGTCCAGGGCGGTCAGGACCACAGAAAAGAGCGTTACCCCAACGAGAAGAACACGCCAGTTCGGCCAATCCAAGAGGAAGGCCAGGGCCCCGACCCAAAGTCCGATGGCGGCTCCGGCCCAGAGGATTCCGAATATTCGGATGCCCGCCGGGCCCAGGTCCCAGTATCCATTGAGCAGAGTCGTCTTGTATGGAAACTCGGGGAGCTCGGCGAGCCGGAGGTATACAGCGGTGCCTAAGAGGTGGACGAGGCCGTGAAGAAAAAGCAGGGCCGCGGCGGCCAGGTTCAGGAACCGAAGCATCTGTATCAAAGGGAATTGGGGGAAAGAGACACGGAAGGAGCCGGACGGGCGAAGGGCTCGAACGCTTCCTGTTCGGGCGAAATGCCAGAGGCCGGCCGGAGGACGGCGTTTCGGACTGGAAATGCGCCGTTGAAGGTCATCGGTCGCGGGTCGGCATC
Coding sequences within it:
- a CDS encoding ABC transporter permease, encoding MLRFLNLAAAALLFLHGLVHLLGTAVYLRLAELPEFPYKTTLLNGYWDLGPAGIRIFGILWAGAAIGLWVGALAFLLDWPNWRVLLVGVTLFSVVLTALDWTVAYAGLIVNVGILAALFLAPRL